In Candidatus Zixiibacteriota bacterium, a single window of DNA contains:
- the selB gene encoding selenocysteine-specific translation elongation factor, whose amino-acid sequence MFVIGTAGHIDHGKSSLITRLTGIDPDRLPEEKLRGMTIDIGFAYYDTPDGRRIGIIDVPGHERFVRNMIAGAGGIDAVILVVAADDGWMPQSQEHFRVTQMLDIRYGMVAITKIDLADPDWVDVVEEDIRDKLKGSFLEKAAIVRISSVTGEGFGRLREEIIHLADTITERRDIGKPRLYVDRSFVLAGMGGIVAGTLRGGALSAGQDILVFPSGKKGKIRTIQSHSQQVMQALPGQRTSMSLTGIDKQFLGRGSVMTIPDLIDGYPDKPVLAIQARVLPEAEIGIDDHRRLLMILGTTEIEGEARPYGQRDLRPGTEGIIFFKPYKPVLAFIGDRCIFRLPTPQITIGGGQVMDILDRFPRKKELDRFAYLEARCAMTLADILETGFARDLFMDSRRDLRWANFAQGELDHLVSELIEKGALDEYNGRCYRPNDLAPRFDTITNSLNEYFSLYPHQDGAAIDIVADRAGLTVKSSEQVLELMVAKGLLVKKKNRYDLPCRTIFVKGEIKEMADRLEKELREGGYAPPTIKELIGDNKIGREAFNYLMTTGLAIKTGPTIAFHRDRWQEIIAIIKTMLADREELTVASLRGKLNNSRKYALPILEETDRLGITERQGDTRIPGETFEKE is encoded by the coding sequence ATGTTTGTAATCGGGACCGCCGGCCATATCGATCATGGAAAATCATCTCTGATAACTCGCCTGACCGGGATAGATCCCGACCGTCTTCCGGAAGAAAAGCTAAGGGGCATGACGATTGATATCGGGTTTGCCTATTATGATACTCCTGACGGCAGGCGGATAGGAATTATTGATGTCCCGGGGCATGAGCGTTTTGTTCGCAATATGATTGCCGGGGCGGGTGGGATCGATGCGGTTATCCTGGTGGTAGCCGCCGATGATGGCTGGATGCCGCAAAGCCAGGAACACTTCCGGGTTACGCAGATGCTGGATATCAGATATGGGATGGTGGCTATTACCAAAATCGATCTGGCTGATCCCGACTGGGTTGATGTTGTCGAGGAGGATATTCGCGATAAACTGAAAGGATCATTTCTGGAAAAGGCTGCGATTGTCAGAATTTCATCGGTTACCGGGGAAGGCTTTGGCCGGCTTCGTGAAGAAATAATCCATCTGGCTGATACAATCACCGAGCGCCGGGATATCGGTAAACCCCGGCTGTATGTCGATCGCTCATTTGTTCTGGCCGGCATGGGGGGCATTGTGGCCGGAACGCTGCGAGGCGGTGCATTGAGCGCAGGGCAGGATATCTTGGTTTTTCCGTCCGGTAAAAAGGGAAAGATCAGGACAATTCAATCTCACAGCCAGCAGGTTATGCAGGCTTTGCCGGGGCAGCGAACATCAATGAGTCTGACGGGAATCGATAAGCAATTTCTTGGTCGCGGTTCCGTCATGACCATCCCGGATTTGATCGACGGGTATCCCGACAAGCCGGTTCTTGCGATTCAGGCAAGGGTCCTGCCGGAGGCCGAAATTGGGATTGACGACCATCGTCGTCTTCTGATGATACTGGGGACAACTGAGATTGAAGGTGAGGCTCGCCCTTACGGGCAACGAGATCTGCGGCCGGGGACGGAGGGAATAATATTTTTTAAACCGTATAAACCGGTTCTGGCTTTCATCGGCGACCGATGTATCTTCCGTTTGCCAACACCCCAGATAACGATTGGAGGAGGGCAGGTGATGGATATTCTGGATCGGTTCCCCCGTAAAAAAGAACTGGACCGATTTGCATATCTTGAGGCCCGGTGTGCCATGACACTTGCTGATATTCTTGAAACCGGTTTTGCCCGAGATTTATTTATGGATAGCCGCCGAGATTTGCGCTGGGCCAATTTCGCTCAGGGCGAACTTGATCACCTGGTCTCCGAATTAATAGAAAAGGGTGCCCTCGATGAATATAACGGACGCTGTTATCGTCCCAATGATCTGGCCCCGAGATTCGATACAATTACGAATTCATTAAATGAATATTTCAGTTTATATCCTCATCAGGATGGCGCGGCGATCGATATTGTGGCCGACCGGGCCGGATTGACGGTCAAATCGTCGGAACAGGTCCTGGAATTGATGGTGGCTAAGGGATTGCTGGTAAAAAAGAAGAATCGCTATGACCTGCCTTGTCGCACGATCTTTGTGAAAGGCGAGATTAAGGAGATGGCTGATCGGCTGGAAAAGGAACTTCGTGAGGGTGGTTATGCCCCGCCAACCATCAAGGAATTGATCGGCGATAATAAAATCGGCCGGGAAGCCTTCAATTATCTGATGACTACGGGCCTGGCCATTAAAACCGGGCCGACCATCGCTTTTCATCGCGATCGCTGGCAGGAAATAATTGCCATAATCAAGACAATGTTAGCTGACCGCGAAGAATTAACGGTTGCTTCATTGCGCGGGAAACTGAATAATTCGCGGAAATATGCTCTTCCCATCCT
- a CDS encoding L-seryl-tRNA(Sec) selenium transferase encodes MSERIIKSKRDFPAVEILVADEKIMSVSSELARPLVVDIVREVVERMKERLGRDCDEISFENLRDTIIKQIRIMRRKKIGRVINGTGILVHTNLGRAPLSEDLFDNIKNHITGYGNLEFEVASGKRGRRGELAEKYLALVSGVEAGTIVNNNAAALFIILNTFANRRKVVISRGELVQIGGGFRIPDIIRKSGAHLLEIGTTNITTLDDYRAALAEKPAMILKVHRSNFAVTGFSAEIDLKALVQLGREFGLPVVNDLGSGVMVDTREFAGTEEPTVQGSVRDGAALTCFSGDKLLGGVQAGLIVGYKDMVARIKKNPIYRVLRVDKTVFSAVEELLGYYLNNTWKEKIKLWRLAAISEAELYQKGRCLLEEIGAGDKISLDATRGRMGGGALPEVPLPSISLIFNSTVKPQKIADLFRAAQPPVIGRITDEKFMIDLKAIDDDDARWLVKIIQDLIDQL; translated from the coding sequence TTGAGTGAAAGAATTATAAAATCGAAACGGGATTTCCCCGCGGTGGAGATCCTGGTTGCCGATGAAAAAATCATGTCGGTTTCGAGTGAACTGGCCCGGCCGCTGGTAGTGGATATCGTCCGCGAGGTTGTCGAGCGAATGAAAGAACGGCTTGGCCGGGATTGCGATGAAATATCCTTTGAAAATCTCCGGGATACCATCATAAAGCAAATCCGGATCATGCGTCGAAAAAAAATCGGACGGGTGATCAATGGGACGGGGATATTGGTACATACCAATCTTGGGCGCGCGCCTCTTTCGGAAGATCTTTTCGATAACATTAAAAACCATATTACTGGTTATGGTAATCTGGAATTTGAGGTTGCTTCCGGTAAACGCGGCAGGCGGGGAGAGCTGGCCGAGAAATACCTGGCCTTGGTATCCGGAGTTGAAGCCGGAACGATAGTCAACAATAATGCCGCGGCCCTGTTTATTATTCTGAACACCTTCGCCAATCGGCGTAAGGTCGTTATCTCGCGCGGTGAACTGGTTCAGATCGGCGGCGGTTTCAGGATCCCGGATATTATTCGTAAATCCGGCGCCCATCTCTTGGAAATCGGCACTACCAATATCACCACGTTGGATGATTATAGGGCGGCTCTTGCCGAAAAGCCAGCCATGATTCTGAAGGTACACCGGAGTAATTTTGCCGTTACCGGTTTCTCGGCCGAGATCGACCTGAAGGCCCTGGTACAACTCGGACGGGAATTTGGTTTGCCGGTGGTCAATGATCTTGGCAGCGGAGTTATGGTGGATACCAGGGAATTCGCCGGAACCGAAGAACCAACGGTTCAGGGTTCGGTGCGCGACGGAGCGGCGTTGACCTGTTTCTCCGGCGATAAATTACTCGGCGGGGTCCAAGCCGGATTGATTGTCGGTTATAAAGATATGGTTGCCCGAATCAAGAAAAATCCCATTTACCGGGTTCTTCGGGTCGATAAAACCGTTTTTTCAGCGGTCGAAGAACTACTCGGTTATTATCTGAATAATACCTGGAAAGAGAAAATCAAACTCTGGCGGCTGGCGGCCATATCTGAAGCGGAATTGTATCAAAAAGGGCGGTGTTTATTGGAGGAAATCGGGGCCGGAGATAAAATTTCTCTTGATGCCACCCGGGGACGGATGGGAGGCGGTGCCCTGCCTGAGGTTCCACTGCCGTCCATTTCGCTGATCTTTAACAGCACTGTCAAGCCACAGAAAATCGCCGATTTATTTCGGGCCGCACAACCGCCGGTAATTGGCCGTATAACCGATGAGAAGTTTATGATTGACCTGAAGGCGATTGATGATGATGATGCCCGATGGTTGGTTAAAATAATTCAGGATCTAATCGACCAGTTGTGA
- a CDS encoding M28 family peptidase yields the protein MIKKHDRFISDAIILIILIGISCGGNKQITVPEFDGNRAFRYIEEQVAFGPRVPGTENSRLCREYLIAFFDSLGAKIDTMEFIHNDRTTGKAIEMVNVIASFTGTDSSDAPRYLLAAHYDSRPRTEYDPDSTKREEWLPGANDGASGVAVLMELGNLISRTKPRVNIDFGLLDGEDWGPPSRLDEYFLGAREMVRRNIKDKYKSALVIDMIGDKDLKIYREEFSQKYIAPLNDMVWGIAAELGETAFIDSVGYAVHDDHLSFNTIRIPSIVIIDFNYPDWHTTHDTPDKCSPASLKSVGRVVATFLYRL from the coding sequence ATGATTAAAAAACATGATCGTTTTATTTCGGACGCAATAATCCTGATAATTTTAATCGGTATTTCTTGCGGCGGCAATAAACAGATTACCGTTCCGGAGTTTGATGGTAACCGGGCTTTTCGATATATCGAGGAGCAGGTTGCCTTCGGACCGCGTGTCCCGGGTACAGAAAACAGCCGACTATGCCGTGAATACCTGATTGCCTTCTTCGATAGTCTCGGGGCGAAAATCGACACCATGGAATTTATTCATAATGATCGAACCACAGGTAAGGCAATCGAGATGGTTAATGTTATTGCCTCATTTACCGGGACCGATTCGTCCGATGCGCCTCGATATCTTCTGGCGGCACACTATGACAGCCGGCCTCGAACGGAGTATGATCCCGATTCAACCAAAAGGGAGGAGTGGCTTCCCGGGGCTAACGATGGAGCTTCGGGGGTGGCCGTGTTGATGGAATTAGGTAATCTTATATCCAGGACGAAGCCACGGGTAAATATCGATTTTGGATTGCTTGATGGTGAAGATTGGGGACCGCCCAGTCGTCTGGATGAATATTTTTTAGGGGCGAGGGAGATGGTCCGACGGAATATCAAGGACAAATATAAATCCGCCCTGGTGATTGATATGATCGGAGATAAGGACCTGAAAATCTATCGGGAGGAATTCTCCCAGAAGTATATTGCACCTTTGAACGATATGGTCTGGGGGATTGCGGCCGAATTGGGTGAAACGGCTTTCATCGATTCGGTCGGCTATGCCGTGCATGATGATCATTTATCATTCAACACTATCAGGATTCCATCCATTGTCATAATCGATTTCAATTACCCGGACTGGCACACGACTCATGATACTCCCGATAAATGTTCTCCGGCATCACTAAAAAGTGTCGGTCGGGTGGTGGCCACCTTTCTGTACAGGCTTTAA
- the sprA gene encoding cell surface protein SprA, translating into MIPQWGYSAPPGFRASLETPSGDISPYPEERVRFIASISKSDYPQLRMIYTVSPKVDRSSFEDNTLTFTSSYYKKSVYNYEYVPRTVDATDYLTWRRSAILNMKMNESRAQALSKQQKDKQGGLLAINIPIKSKAVESLFGEGGAGLKVSGYHQISFSGTSRWDDREETATYRQSKFPSLNMEQISRFDINGTIGSKITVSVSQDSKTDIPLANRLMIRYKGDEDDIIKSIEAGNTTLSLPNTQFVGYSSRIQGLFGVKTEAQIGSLNLTAIASQEKGTTERTSIDAGASASVFYLRDYQFADGMIYDLGVDSDFPGGTGDVIEQINLFYSVKTNTGTELGDNATMYVDPGDSSNSDYSSENEEALVAEISPDVYTVDVKEHWIIFDSPNAGTYNTAIGAYMIIRRANGSVDTVGNIASEPFALKLIKPSSSSNTYHTWQYMWRNVYYLKSRNLDADGLEINIYKGLSTTEGDEDNIDNQNGVPYIQILGLDRQGSTGSSGADGKADVLTAIIEKERGLLIFPDRKPFDPDSVFAGTELETRVPDIYTNIYAGQEAVKNTTYYLQVSSLNRASEISLGKSNIIEGSERITLNGRQLERGTDYRINYDFGQVTFLTEEATDPNADISLDFEYSPFITMQKKTLFGIRGEYEFSDNLKLGSTFLYKSDKATDRKPKVGQETSKMLVWDADISFRVKPNFMTSMANAIPFFTTEQESNLAVSAEIAQSYPNPNVDGVAYMDDFEGSRDAYSLGVYRESWYLASKPVSLDSINIRGRMIWFNPYTQVATNQIWEKEITTDQSGTHTLWMVFKPTILDRRDGGVDTTVRIDNPTNSWGGIMRFLASGASDQDDAQLLEIRSHGKRGILHIEMGKISEDVNGNGNLDTEDKNSNDFLDDGEDIGLDGLINANETRYESDPPPGYNESDPDGDDWVYNADANPNYYDKINGTENNKSDPGILGRPDTEDINRDLILNKQNDYFSFSIDLADPNSPFLVDSSENNYGWRTHRIPIRDTSIADTIVGSPLWSQIEYIRYWMESPTGEPCTLAVASTDIITSNWEDTIVYPTADSTAKFNVAVINTQENLNYNSPPGVVGFYDANTRIREPEQSLLLDFTDFKAYDSTASDTGIAERILYDTPNLMGYRNLALFVHGPKEYPNGELMFFFRVGQSSTNYYEVRQYLNEDDWIDTSAWIEVEMDFNDITGLKSYLELARGENADTNVIDSVMGNKVYRVYGKPNITQVKYLAAGIININQDEGATGQIWLDELRLTDVRRDVGLATRVSVSGNVADLFTYNAGYNYENSYFRKISSSTRGGSSDNLGSGKTTTGYSFGANFKLDRFVPRSYGANLPLSLRYSKNTSVPRLKSNSDIILPEELRDDESTISTQKSMSISEAFNKKTKNPLFTVLLNKLKTNFSYTRSDGTSPTTPMSLTESYRLGANYSAGITKVPSIRPFFWTKPIPLLNKLSQNKFYFFPNNYTFSGDLNRSLRISRNSSDVLTNNLTRDFKGTFRTSYKISDNLNANYNMDTRRDLSDPETVNLALNPRDFKFGRETNYNQSFGANYDPNMFAFLTHRFSFTTSYREDMNVSNNTRNMSATKSYGIGGNFDFKKLFGSSSGKRERPRQRVRDAEQGKGVTVVGEKKNVLKAFTGPPRRILAFLTGWIDPISYDFKEAYSYSYVGLLERAQAKFRFGLTEDIGALIDPDVSSVGRSTYTSKSTNYSFGSGTQLLGGLKTTVSFNRNIKRDLIKSVNPQKTVSTTFPDFNFTINQLSTFKILNPFIRSFSPRTKYSRSTSETINLATGFKTSDKTTVTQNPLLSFSFDLMRGLRIDVTTGRTVTEDRTYNSSTGELTRRSRNTSENATVSTKYSFSWPTGVNFPLFGRLKFSSTMTISLQVMLRKQKTEEADGDEPLLSKGDNTDLTITPTISYTFSSQIKGGITGRWQDTNNKQLQRTSHVRELRIWVDIRF; encoded by the coding sequence ATGATCCCGCAATGGGGATACTCCGCGCCGCCGGGGTTTCGCGCCTCTCTGGAAACGCCATCGGGCGATATTTCTCCATATCCGGAAGAACGTGTTCGTTTCATAGCCTCAATCTCGAAATCGGATTACCCCCAGTTAAGGATGATATATACGGTTAGCCCCAAAGTTGACCGATCCAGTTTTGAAGACAATACTCTAACCTTTACAAGTTCCTATTATAAGAAATCGGTTTATAATTATGAATATGTTCCCCGGACGGTCGATGCCACGGATTATCTGACCTGGCGCCGCTCCGCCATCCTGAATATGAAGATGAATGAATCGCGGGCCCAGGCTCTGTCGAAACAGCAAAAAGACAAACAGGGCGGACTCCTGGCCATCAATATTCCGATTAAATCCAAAGCGGTGGAATCGCTTTTCGGTGAAGGCGGGGCCGGTTTGAAAGTTTCCGGTTATCACCAGATTTCTTTCTCGGGGACGTCGCGCTGGGATGATCGCGAGGAAACAGCCACCTATCGCCAGAGTAAATTCCCCTCGCTGAATATGGAACAAATTTCGCGGTTCGATATCAACGGCACCATCGGATCCAAAATAACGGTATCGGTCAGCCAGGACTCCAAAACGGATATACCTCTGGCCAACCGTCTGATGATTCGCTACAAGGGCGATGAAGATGATATTATCAAGAGTATCGAAGCGGGAAATACTACTCTTTCCCTGCCCAACACCCAATTCGTGGGTTATTCCAGCCGCATCCAGGGATTGTTCGGAGTAAAGACCGAGGCTCAGATCGGAAGTTTGAACCTGACGGCTATCGCCAGCCAGGAGAAGGGGACGACGGAGCGGACCTCCATCGATGCCGGGGCCAGCGCCAGTGTTTTCTATCTCCGGGATTATCAATTTGCCGACGGCATGATTTATGATCTCGGGGTAGATTCGGACTTTCCCGGTGGAACCGGTGATGTTATCGAACAGATCAACCTATTTTATTCCGTGAAAACCAACACCGGAACGGAGCTTGGAGATAATGCCACGATGTATGTTGATCCCGGCGATTCCAGTAATAGCGATTATTCCAGTGAGAACGAGGAAGCGCTGGTGGCGGAAATAAGTCCCGATGTTTACACGGTCGATGTTAAAGAGCACTGGATTATTTTCGATTCCCCCAATGCCGGGACTTATAATACGGCAATTGGTGCCTATATGATTATCCGGCGGGCTAACGGCTCAGTTGATACGGTCGGCAATATTGCCTCGGAACCATTTGCACTGAAGCTGATAAAACCCAGCAGTTCCTCCAATACCTATCACACCTGGCAATATATGTGGCGAAATGTTTATTATCTCAAATCACGCAATTTGGATGCGGACGGGCTTGAGATAAATATTTACAAGGGTCTATCCACGACTGAGGGCGATGAAGATAATATCGATAACCAGAACGGTGTTCCTTATATCCAGATTCTGGGACTTGATCGCCAGGGAAGTACCGGGAGCAGCGGGGCGGATGGTAAAGCCGATGTTTTGACTGCTATAATCGAGAAAGAGAGGGGTTTGCTGATATTTCCAGATCGCAAACCATTCGATCCGGACAGTGTCTTTGCCGGAACCGAACTGGAGACCAGGGTTCCGGACATATATACTAATATTTATGCGGGCCAGGAGGCCGTAAAAAATACCACCTACTATCTCCAGGTTTCAAGCCTGAATCGGGCCTCAGAAATCAGTCTGGGGAAATCGAATATTATCGAGGGCTCGGAGCGGATCACTCTCAATGGACGGCAACTGGAGAGGGGAACCGATTATCGCATTAACTATGATTTCGGCCAGGTTACTTTTTTAACCGAGGAAGCCACCGACCCGAATGCCGATATCTCTCTTGATTTCGAGTATTCGCCATTTATCACCATGCAGAAGAAGACTCTTTTCGGAATTCGCGGCGAGTATGAATTCAGCGACAATCTGAAACTCGGATCGACGTTCTTATACAAGTCCGACAAAGCCACCGATCGTAAACCGAAAGTGGGTCAGGAAACTTCCAAGATGCTGGTCTGGGATGCCGACATCAGTTTTCGGGTCAAACCGAATTTCATGACCTCGATGGCCAATGCCATTCCGTTTTTTACAACCGAGCAGGAATCGAACCTGGCCGTTTCGGCAGAAATCGCCCAGTCATATCCCAATCCCAATGTGGATGGGGTTGCTTATATGGATGATTTCGAGGGTAGCCGGGATGCTTATTCTCTTGGTGTTTATCGGGAATCATGGTATCTGGCCTCCAAACCGGTTTCGCTGGACAGTATTAATATCCGCGGCAGAATGATCTGGTTTAATCCGTACACTCAGGTGGCCACCAATCAAATCTGGGAAAAAGAAATCACCACCGATCAAAGCGGAACGCATACCCTCTGGATGGTATTCAAACCGACCATTCTCGATCGACGGGACGGGGGAGTGGATACAACCGTGAGGATTGATAATCCAACCAATTCCTGGGGCGGAATCATGCGTTTTCTGGCATCGGGGGCATCCGATCAGGACGATGCCCAGTTGCTTGAGATTCGTTCCCATGGTAAACGGGGTATTTTGCATATTGAAATGGGCAAGATTTCAGAGGATGTCAACGGTAACGGGAATCTTGACACCGAAGATAAAAACTCCAATGATTTTCTCGATGATGGCGAAGATATCGGACTGGACGGATTGATCAATGCCAATGAAACTCGTTATGAGAGCGACCCGCCGCCCGGATACAACGAAAGCGACCCGGATGGCGATGATTGGGTATACAATGCCGATGCTAATCCCAATTACTATGATAAAATAAACGGGACGGAGAATAATAAAAGCGATCCGGGAATCCTGGGCCGTCCGGACACCGAGGACATCAATCGGGATCTTATTCTGAACAAACAGAATGATTACTTTTCCTTCAGTATCGATTTGGCCGATCCCAACAGCCCCTTCCTGGTCGACAGTTCGGAAAATAATTACGGCTGGCGAACCCATCGGATACCAATCCGGGATACCAGTATTGCCGATACCATCGTGGGTTCGCCCCTGTGGAGTCAGATCGAGTATATCCGGTACTGGATGGAATCTCCAACCGGAGAACCCTGTACCCTGGCCGTTGCCTCAACTGACATCATAACCTCAAACTGGGAGGATACGATTGTCTATCCGACCGCCGACAGTACGGCCAAATTCAATGTGGCTGTCATCAATACCCAGGAAAATCTAAATTATAATTCGCCTCCGGGGGTGGTCGGATTTTATGACGCTAACACCCGGATAAGAGAACCGGAGCAATCTCTCCTTCTCGATTTTACCGATTTTAAAGCTTACGATTCGACTGCATCCGATACCGGTATTGCCGAGCGCATTCTTTATGATACGCCGAATTTGATGGGCTATCGTAATCTGGCGCTGTTCGTCCATGGTCCCAAGGAATATCCCAATGGGGAATTGATGTTCTTTTTCCGGGTTGGCCAGAGCAGCACCAACTACTACGAGGTTCGACAATATCTTAACGAAGATGACTGGATCGACACCTCGGCCTGGATTGAAGTGGAAATGGATTTCAACGATATCACCGGTTTGAAGAGTTATCTGGAACTGGCCCGGGGGGAAAACGCCGATACCAATGTGATCGACTCGGTGATGGGCAATAAAGTTTATCGGGTCTATGGTAAACCCAATATTACCCAGGTGAAATATTTGGCGGCGGGTATTATCAACATCAACCAGGATGAGGGGGCGACGGGGCAGATTTGGCTGGATGAACTTCGGCTGACGGACGTGCGGCGGGATGTCGGTCTGGCAACCAGGGTTTCGGTAAGCGGAAATGTGGCGGATTTATTCACCTACAATGCGGGCTATAATTACGAGAACAGTTATTTTCGGAAAATTTCAAGTTCCACCCGGGGAGGGTCAAGTGATAATCTCGGCAGCGGGAAAACCACCACGGGTTACAGTTTCGGAGCCAATTTCAAACTTGACCGGTTTGTGCCCCGGTCGTACGGGGCCAATCTGCCGCTTTCCCTAAGGTATTCGAAAAACACCAGTGTCCCCAGGCTAAAGAGCAATTCCGATATTATCCTGCCGGAGGAATTACGGGATGATGAAAGTACCATCAGTACCCAGAAATCAATGTCTATCTCGGAAGCCTTTAACAAAAAGACCAAAAATCCGCTGTTTACGGTACTTCTCAACAAATTGAAAACAAATTTCTCGTATACCCGGTCCGACGGAACATCGCCGACCACACCCATGTCATTGACGGAAAGTTACCGCTTGGGGGCCAACTACAGCGCCGGTATTACCAAGGTCCCCAGCATTCGGCCATTTTTCTGGACCAAGCCCATTCCATTGCTGAATAAACTGAGTCAGAACAAGTTTTATTTCTTCCCCAATAATTATACCTTCAGCGGTGATCTCAATCGCAGTTTGCGGATTTCCCGAAATTCGAGCGATGTTCTGACCAATAACCTGACCCGGGATTTTAAAGGAACCTTCCGAACCAGTTATAAAATATCGGATAATCTCAACGCCAATTATAATATGGATACGCGACGGGATTTAAGCGATCCCGAAACAGTAAATCTGGCTTTGAATCCCAGGGATTTCAAATTCGGCCGGGAGACCAATTACAATCAGTCGTTCGGAGCCAACTACGATCCGAATATGTTTGCCTTCCTGACCCATCGCTTCAGTTTTACGACATCCTATCGCGAGGATATGAATGTCAGTAATAATACGCGTAATATGTCGGCCACCAAATCTTACGGTATCGGGGGTAATTTTGATTTCAAGAAGCTGTTCGGTTCATCTTCCGGCAAAAGAGAGCGACCGCGGCAACGCGTGCGCGATGCCGAACAGGGTAAAGGCGTCACGGTAGTTGGAGAGAAAAAGAATGTTTTGAAAGCTTTTACCGGTCCGCCCCGAAGGATTCTGGCCTTTTTAACTGGCTGGATCGACCCCATTTCATACGATTTCAAGGAGGCCTACAGCTATTCCTATGTCGGCCTGCTGGAGCGGGCCCAGGCCAAATTCCGTTTCGGATTAACCGAAGATATAGGAGCTCTTATCGATCCGGATGTCTCGAGTGTGGGACGTTCCACATACACCTCCAAATCGACCAACTATTCCTTCGGATCCGGGACCCAACTTCTTGGCGGCCTGAAAACCACCGTTTCTTTCAACCGGAACATCAAGCGAGATCTAATTAAGTCGGTCAATCCGCAGAAAACAGTTTCAACGACTTTCCCGGATTTCAATTTCACCATCAATCAACTTTCAACTTTTAAAATATTGAATCCTTTTATCCGGTCATTTTCGCCGCGGACGAAGTACTCCCGCAGTACCTCGGAGACAATCAACCTGGCCACGGGTTTCAAAACTTCGGATAAAACCACCGTCACTCAGAATCCATTATTGTCTTTCAGTTTTGATCTTATGCGCGGATTGCGGATTGATGTTACCACCGGTAGGACGGTAACCGAGGATAGGACTTACAATTCCAGTACCGGTGAACTGACCCGTCGTTCGCGCAACACCAGCGAAAACGCCACCGTTTCGACCAAATATTCTTTTTCATGGCCGACCGGAGTCAATTTCCCCCTGTTTGGCCGTCTTAAGTTCAGCTCGACCATGACGATATCCCTACAGGTCATGTTACGCAAACAGAAGACCGAGGAGGCCGATGGAGATGAACCCCTTCTGTCGAAGGGCGACAACACCGACCTGACCATCACTCCGACCATTTCTTACACCTTTTCATCGCAGATCAAAGGTGGTATCACGGGACGCTGGCAGGATACCAATAACAAGCAGTTGCAGCGTACATCTCATGTTCGTGAACTGCGCATCTGGGTCGATATCCGATTCTAA
- the murB gene encoding UDP-N-acetylmuramate dehydrogenase — protein sequence MTQDNAWNFDDSLRVLIGEFGEKIIPDHPLAEYNTMGTGGAARLFMEVDSAEELSRLVAMAARLKIPFFMLGGGSNLLVSDAGYKGLIIKNSIMDLDCDGEQVHSGSGEELQALINFATEKSLTGLEFATGIWGTVGGAIFGNAGAYGDEVGNLLVEAELVDRQGNIRTEKAAYFDFSYRWSKLKNTMEFVTGARFALKKGEKVKIMRRVDEIMAMRAAKLPIGLHSAGCFFKNIPDKTRKFGKLSAGQLLDEIGAKQLRCGDARVFENHANILINDGSAKSDDIKKLSQIMKSKVREKFGIELQEEIIFLGEF from the coding sequence ATGACGCAAGATAACGCCTGGAATTTTGATGACTCCCTGCGGGTTCTGATCGGGGAATTCGGTGAAAAAATTATACCCGATCATCCTCTGGCCGAATACAATACGATGGGTACCGGGGGGGCCGCCAGACTTTTTATGGAGGTCGATTCGGCTGAGGAGTTGTCTCGCCTGGTGGCAATGGCAGCCCGTTTAAAGATTCCGTTCTTTATGCTTGGAGGCGGGTCAAACCTGCTGGTATCGGATGCCGGTTATAAGGGGTTGATTATCAAGAATTCGATCATGGATCTTGATTGCGATGGTGAGCAGGTTCATTCGGGGTCGGGCGAGGAACTCCAGGCGCTGATTAACTTCGCGACAGAAAAGTCGCTGACCGGCCTTGAATTTGCAACAGGAATATGGGGTACTGTTGGCGGCGCCATTTTCGGTAATGCCGGCGCCTATGGGGACGAAGTGGGAAATTTGCTGGTGGAGGCGGAACTGGTTGACAGACAGGGTAATATAAGGACTGAAAAGGCTGCATATTTTGATTTTTCTTATCGTTGGTCAAAACTCAAAAATACCATGGAATTCGTGACTGGCGCCAGGTTTGCACTAAAAAAGGGCGAAAAGGTAAAAATCATGCGCCGAGTTGATGAAATTATGGCCATGAGGGCCGCCAAATTGCCGATCGGGCTTCATTCGGCGGGATGTTTTTTTAAAAATATCCCGGACAAAACCAGGAAGTTTGGAAAACTTTCAGCTGGCCAACTACTGGACGAAATCGGAGCCAAGCAACTGCGATGCGGTGATGCCCGGGTTTTTGAAAATCATGCCAACATTTTGATTAATGATGGTTCGGCGAAATCCGATGATATTAAAAAACTCTCGCAAATAATGAAATCAAAGGTCAGGGAAAAATTCGGCATAGAATTGCAGGAAGAAATTATTTTCCTTGGCGAATTTTGA